A stretch of bacterium DNA encodes these proteins:
- a CDS encoding zinc ribbon domain-containing protein yields the protein MPLYEYACQDCKNKFEMLVFGKPKTQLRCPKCNSSEVEKLFSLFGINKGSLDSNSTSSSTSNYSSSCHSCSTHHCGSCS from the coding sequence ATGCCACTTTATGAATATGCTTGTCAAGATTGTAAAAATAAATTCGAGATGTTAGTTTTTGGAAAACCAAAGACCCAATTAAGGTGTCCTAAGTGCAACTCAAGTGAAGTAGAAAAATTATTTTCTTTATTTGGTATTAATAAAGGTTCTCTTGATTCTAATTCTACTTCAAGTTCTACTTCAAACTATTCCTCTTCATGTCATAGCTGTAGTACGCATCACTGTGGTAGTTGTAGTTAA
- the sppA gene encoding signal peptide peptidase SppA, which yields MAEENKIIKIVLIVLTTLMLGEALYLLALLKGESFQKKNIAIIDIKGPILDSEEVLEQINEYKDNPTIASIVLRIDSPGGYTGATQEIYQEIKEAREEGKIFVTSFANIGASGAYYIAAATNYILANPGTLTGSIGVIMEVHNFRELLNKLGLKAEIIKSGKYKDIGSPLRDMTSHEKELIQQLTDDVHCQFIEAVSKGRKIKKEKLINIADGRILTGLQAYKAGLVDQLGNLNEAIKVAARLANIEKKPTIIRKKAKFSQAFEELFNKLFLDKITSFKYRARY from the coding sequence ATGGCTGAAGAGAATAAGATTATCAAGATTGTACTTATTGTTTTAACTACCTTAATGTTGGGAGAAGCTTTATATCTTTTAGCACTGCTAAAAGGAGAGTCTTTTCAGAAGAAAAATATTGCTATCATTGACATCAAGGGTCCCATTTTAGATTCAGAAGAAGTTTTAGAGCAAATAAATGAATATAAGGATAACCCTACCATTGCTTCTATTGTTTTGCGGATCGACAGCCCTGGTGGTTATACCGGAGCAACCCAAGAAATATATCAAGAAATTAAGGAAGCTCGTGAGGAAGGTAAGATTTTTGTAACCTCCTTTGCCAATATTGGTGCTTCAGGTGCTTATTATATCGCTGCGGCCACTAACTATATTTTAGCTAACCCTGGAACTTTAACTGGTAGCATTGGAGTAATAATGGAAGTTCATAATTTTAGAGAGCTACTAAATAAGCTTGGCTTAAAAGCAGAAATAATTAAGAGTGGTAAGTATAAAGATATAGGTTCTCCTTTGAGAGATATGACTTCCCATGAAAAAGAGTTAATTCAACAGCTGACTGATGATGTTCATTGTCAATTTATAGAAGCAGTTTCAAAAGGAAGAAAGATCAAAAAAGAGAAACTTATTAATATTGCTGACGGTCGCATCCTTACAGGACTTCAAGCTTATAAAGCAGGACTTGTTGACCAATTAGGAAATTTAAATGAAGCTATTAAAGTAGCGGCAAGGTTAGCTAATATTGAAAAAAAACCCACTATCATCAGAAAAAAAGCCAAGTTTTCTCAAGCTTTTGAAGAGTTATTTAATAAGCTTTTCTTAGATAAGATTACCTCTTTTAAATATAGAGCAAGGTATTAG